The following coding sequences lie in one Flavobacterium sediminis genomic window:
- a CDS encoding HYC_CC_PP family protein, with translation MNYKTLHKSIAVVMVFVVLFSTLSFTISKHYCGDKLVDTAIFQEAKTCGMEKLQVLTNSKCSVTKKSCCSDEHLVIKGQEEMKLSSFDKLSLEQQLFFTTFCYTYFSLFNAIEQKENNFKDYSPPLIVRDIHLLDEVYLI, from the coding sequence ATGAACTATAAAACACTCCATAAAAGTATAGCTGTTGTAATGGTATTCGTAGTCTTATTTTCTACGTTATCATTTACAATAAGTAAGCACTATTGTGGTGATAAATTGGTAGATACAGCTATTTTTCAGGAAGCAAAGACTTGTGGAATGGAAAAGTTACAAGTGTTGACTAACTCAAAATGTTCAGTTACTAAAAAATCCTGTTGCTCAGATGAACATTTGGTTATTAAAGGGCAGGAAGAAATGAAACTCTCTTCATTTGATAAACTAAGCCTTGAGCAACAATTATTCTTCACAACTTTTTGTTATACTTATTTTAGTTTGTTCAATGCAATTGAACAAAAAGAAAATAATTTTAAAGATTACTCTCCGCCTTTAATAGTCAGGGACATTCATCTACTTGATGAAGTATATTTAATTTGA
- a CDS encoding T9SS type B sorting domain-containing protein yields the protein MRKNYTKLLLSIILLIVSYTNLFAQDVCSTAVDLGILPSPAPCGSTNSGSTLIYNGTTIGANAENPYSSLSCMDAPAADVWVSFVAQGNQLDINFTSGLNDANIGVYSSPSGNCSDLTGVLCETSNNGNISTILEAITEGETYFMQISGVDETDFADFQLELTAINNCDQCVLASNLTINPTPTGGFYLPGTTVDICFEVTEFEQIGANWLAAIVPSFGPGWDLSTLTGISSPTAGGNYVWVWDNGPEGWGWYVDYDPAGPTGPNGNYTDNYGDPDIDGVGSWIFCFQITTTTSCVPNLDLGINIDTFSDSEMGGWSTGGCSVDPNFPFFAEMQCCNIPLATVTDETCSALGSATVEGQGGVQPYDYVWEDSTGNVIYTDNNNSGISSASGLSAGTYTITVTDDVGCVQIIDVTVSLFCMCQLTNLSGNESQSICQGESIVDILYEFGGVATGVNVSGLPTGVSFSVSGNTLTISGTPTVSGTFNYTVTTIGCTPNLTETGTIDITAPNTPTFTAIGPLCQNSTAPSLPVTSDNGVTGTWSPSSIDTSVAGTSTYTFTPDAGQCSVQTSMDISITNEITPLFTGIGPLCQNSTAPSLPVTSDNGITGIWSPSNIDTSAGGTSTYTFTPDAGQCSVQTSMDITITDEITPLFTGIGPLCQNSTAPSLLVTSDNGVTGTWSPSSIDTSVTGTLTYTFTPDAGQCAVQASMDISITNEITPLFTGIGPLCQNSTAPSLPVTSDNGITGIWSPSNIDTSAGGTSTYTFTPDAGQCAVQASMDITITDEITPVFTAIGPLCQNSTAPSLPVTSDNGITGIWSPSNIDTSAGGTSTYTFTPDAGQCAVQASMDITITDEITPLFTAIGPLCQNSTAPSLPVTSDNGVTGTWSPSSIDTSVAGTSTYTFTPDAGQCAVQASMDITITDEITPVFTAIGPLCQNSTAPSLPVTSDNGVTGTWSPSSIDTSAGGTSTYTFTPDAGQCSVQTSMDISITNEITPLFTGIGPLCQNSTAPSLPVTSDNGITGIWSPSNIDTSAGGTSTYTFTPDAGQCSVQTSMNITITDEITPVFTGIGPLCQNSTAPSLPVTSDNGVTGTWSPSSIDTSVAGTSTYTFTPDAGQCSVQTSMDISITNEITPVFTAIGPLCQNSTAPSLPVTSDNGVTGTWSPSSIDTFVAGTSTYTFTPDAGQCAVQASMNIMINDIHTITQGTDETVCENDAMMSIVMTIGGGATGATVSGLPTGVSLSVSGNTVTISGTPTESGIFTYTVTTTGNGCDTAMTSGTITVNENHTITQGTDETVCENDSMISIVMTIGGGATGAIVSGLPTGVSLSVSGNTATISGTPTESGIFTYTVTTTGNGCDTAMTSGTITVNENHTITQGTDETVCENDAMMSIVMMIGGGATGATVSGLPTGVSLSVSGNTVTISGTPTESGIFTYTVTTTGNGCDTAMTSGTITVNENHTITQGTDETVCENDAMISIVMTIGGGATGATVSGLPTGVSLSVSGNTVTISGTPTESGIFTYTVTTTGNGCDTAMTSGTITVNENHTITQGTDETVCENDAMMSIVMTIGGGATGATVSGLPTGVSLSVSGNTVTISGTPTESGIFTYTVTTTGNGCDTAMTSGTITVNDIHTITQGTDETVCENDAMMSIVMTIGGGATGATVSGLPTGVSLSVSGNTVTISGTPTESGIFTYTVTTTGNGCDTATTSGTITVNEPYTATINYDETSYCESYGIVAVHFNGTGVNGIYTATPSGLSIDPQTGEINTTLSSPATYTVMYEVPQNGACTPYFVTTQIEIKSVPIITASYNTVCNGNQTDIVISSSNVNVSDLTYTWTATIVNVDNSTYNQSGDQSDINQIVNLMDGNTTGYIDMQVVPTANGCIGQPINFMVQVNPIPDPANIDINIASVSVCSGDVVEVNISGLPTGMDFNWVAQTSGLSTTGSTSGTTDSTISLPFTVNDPMQSGTVYFEITPVLGTCVGPVIVSDTITVNPIPGSILEPTVAPEICSEEIVYDDLDIYVGYPNITGVEVYWEVQDAVGVTGALPGNTNVLPAEIPDQLFTTSDSQGYVIYKVWTQLGSCMGEIKYITVYVNPLPEPELENSAICVEQVSGVVYQTTILNAGDFSGGNYQFEWFMDAGSGPVSVATLSNDSTLEVSEAASYYVVVTNLDTNCEGISNTVVVEETNPATNIVTTVTDAFTDSATVVVTVSGGSNGDYLYQLDEESLQSSNVFTGVSSGEHQITVVDTQGCTFLQDTVTVIDYPKYFTPNGDGIHDTWNIVGLNQAEAKLYIFDRYGKLIKQISTLNESQGWDGTYNGHPLPSTDYWFSLQYEEHGVMKEFKAHFSLKR from the coding sequence ATGAGAAAAAATTATACGAAGTTACTATTATCAATTATTTTATTGATTGTAAGTTATACAAATTTATTTGCGCAAGATGTTTGTTCAACAGCAGTAGATTTAGGAATACTTCCTTCACCTGCTCCCTGTGGTTCAACTAATAGTGGATCAACTTTGATATATAATGGGACTACTATAGGAGCTAATGCTGAGAATCCATATAGCTCTTTGTCGTGTATGGATGCTCCGGCAGCTGATGTTTGGGTCTCATTTGTGGCTCAGGGAAATCAGTTAGATATAAATTTCACATCTGGGTTAAATGATGCTAATATAGGGGTTTATTCGAGTCCGTCTGGGAATTGTAGTGATCTTACAGGGGTGCTGTGTGAGACGAGTAATAATGGAAACATATCAACTATTCTTGAGGCAATAACCGAAGGTGAAACTTATTTCATGCAAATAAGTGGAGTAGATGAAACTGATTTTGCTGATTTTCAGTTAGAGTTGACAGCAATAAATAACTGTGATCAGTGTGTTTTAGCATCAAATTTAACAATTAATCCAACCCCGACAGGAGGATTTTATTTACCGGGAACAACGGTTGATATTTGTTTTGAAGTAACTGAATTTGAACAGATAGGAGCCAACTGGTTAGCAGCTATTGTACCTAGTTTTGGTCCAGGTTGGGATCTAAGTACTTTGACGGGTATATCATCTCCGACAGCTGGAGGTAATTACGTTTGGGTTTGGGATAATGGACCAGAGGGTTGGGGATGGTATGTTGATTATGACCCTGCAGGGCCTACTGGACCTAACGGGAATTATACAGATAATTATGGTGATCCTGATATAGATGGAGTTGGATCTTGGATTTTTTGTTTTCAAATTACGACTACAACTTCTTGTGTTCCCAATCTCGATTTAGGAATAAATATAGATACGTTTTCGGATTCTGAAATGGGAGGATGGTCGACAGGAGGGTGTTCTGTAGATCCAAATTTTCCTTTTTTTGCAGAGATGCAATGTTGTAATATTCCTCTAGCAACAGTAACAGATGAAACATGTTCTGCTTTAGGCTCTGCAACAGTTGAAGGTCAAGGTGGAGTACAACCTTATGATTATGTTTGGGAAGATTCAACTGGGAATGTGATTTATACAGATAATAATAATTCAGGTATAAGTTCAGCTTCTGGGTTGAGCGCAGGTACATATACTATAACAGTTACTGATGATGTAGGTTGCGTGCAGATTATTGATGTTACGGTTAGTCTTTTTTGTATGTGTCAATTAACTAACCTATCAGGTAATGAAAGCCAATCTATATGTCAGGGAGAATCTATAGTAGATATACTTTATGAATTCGGAGGGGTAGCTACTGGAGTTAATGTCTCAGGATTACCGACGGGAGTTTCTTTTTCAGTTTCTGGAAATACATTGACAATAAGCGGAACACCAACAGTAAGTGGCACTTTTAATTATACAGTTACAACTATTGGGTGTACACCGAATTTGACTGAAACAGGAACAATTGATATAACCGCACCTAATACACCAACATTCACAGCTATAGGTCCTTTGTGTCAGAACAGTACAGCCCCGTCTTTACCGGTTACATCTGATAACGGTGTAACGGGAACCTGGTCTCCATCAAGTATAGATACATCCGTAGCAGGTACGTCAACCTATACCTTTACTCCCGATGCGGGACAGTGTTCGGTGCAAACGAGTATGGATATAAGTATTACGAATGAGATTACTCCGTTGTTCACGGGGATAGGTCCATTATGTCAGAACAGTACGGCTCCGTCTTTACCGGTTACATCTGATAACGGAATAACAGGAATTTGGTCTCCTTCAAATATAGATACATCCGCAGGAGGTACGTCAACCTATACCTTTACTCCCGATGCGGGACAGTGTTCGGTGCAAACGAGTATGGACATTACGATCACGGATGAGATCACTCCGTTGTTCACGGGGATAGGTCCTTTGTGTCAGAACAGTACGGCTCCGTCTTTACTGGTTACATCTGATAACGGTGTAACGGGAACCTGGTCCCCATCAAGTATAGATACTTCAGTAACAGGTACTTTGACCTATACCTTTACTCCTGATGCGGGACAATGTGCAGTACAGGCGAGTATGGATATAAGCATTACGAATGAGATTACTCCGTTGTTCACGGGGATAGGTCCATTATGTCAGAACAGTACGGCTCCGTCTTTACCGGTTACATCTGATAACGGAATAACAGGAATTTGGTCTCCTTCAAATATAGATACATCCGCAGGAGGTACGTCAACCTATACCTTTACTCCTGATGCGGGTCAATGTGCAGTACAGGCGAGTATGGACATTACGATCACGGATGAGATCACTCCGGTGTTCACAGCTATAGGTCCATTATGTCAGAACAGTACAGCCCCGTCTTTACCGGTTACATCTGATAACGGAATAACAGGAATTTGGTCTCCTTCAAATATAGATACATCCGCAGGAGGTACGTCAACCTATACCTTTACTCCTGATGCGGGTCAATGTGCAGTACAGGCGAGTATGGACATTACGATCACGGATGAGATCACTCCGTTGTTCACAGCTATAGGTCCATTATGTCAGAACAGTACAGCCCCGTCTTTACCGGTTACATCTGATAACGGAGTAACGGGAACCTGGTCCCCATCAAGTATAGATACATCCGTAGCAGGTACGTCAACCTATACCTTTACTCCCGATGCGGGTCAATGTGCAGTACAGGCGAGTATGGACATTACGATCACGGATGAGATCACTCCGGTGTTCACAGCTATAGGTCCATTATGTCAGAACAGTACGGCTCCGTCTTTACCGGTTACATCTGATAACGGTGTAACGGGAACCTGGTCTCCATCAAGTATAGATACATCCGCAGGAGGTACGTCAACCTATACCTTTACTCCCGATGCGGGACAGTGTTCGGTGCAAACGAGTATGGATATAAGCATTACGAATGAGATCACTCCGTTGTTCACGGGGATAGGTCCTTTGTGTCAGAACAGTACAGCCCCGTCTTTACCGGTTACATCTGATAACGGAATAACAGGAATTTGGTCTCCTTCAAATATAGATACATCCGCAGGAGGTACGTCAACCTATACCTTTACTCCTGATGCGGGACAGTGTTCGGTGCAAACGAGTATGAACATTACGATCACGGATGAGATCACTCCGGTGTTCACGGGGATAGGTCCTTTGTGTCAGAACAGTACGGCTCCGTCTTTACCGGTTACATCTGATAACGGTGTAACGGGAACCTGGTCTCCATCAAGTATAGATACATCCGTAGCAGGTACGTCAACCTATACCTTTACTCCCGATGCGGGACAGTGTTCGGTGCAAACGAGTATGGATATAAGTATTACGAATGAGATCACTCCGGTGTTCACAGCTATAGGTCCATTATGTCAGAACAGTACGGCTCCGTCTTTACCGGTTACATCTGATAACGGTGTAACGGGAACCTGGTCTCCATCAAGTATAGATACATTCGTAGCAGGTACGTCAACCTATACCTTTACTCCCGATGCGGGTCAATGTGCAGTACAGGCAAGTATGAATATTATGATAAATGATATTCATACGATAACTCAAGGAACAGATGAAACAGTTTGTGAGAACGATGCAATGATGTCAATAGTAATGACGATCGGAGGCGGCGCAACAGGAGCCACAGTAAGTGGTCTTCCTACAGGTGTTAGTTTATCGGTATCGGGGAATACGGTAACGATTAGTGGGACTCCGACAGAATCCGGAATATTTACTTATACGGTGACCACAACGGGTAATGGCTGTGATACGGCAATGACGAGTGGTACAATTACGGTAAATGAAAACCATACGATAACTCAAGGAACAGATGAAACAGTTTGTGAGAACGATTCAATGATATCAATAGTAATGACGATTGGAGGCGGCGCAACAGGAGCCATAGTAAGTGGTCTTCCTACAGGTGTTAGTTTATCGGTATCGGGGAATACGGCAACGATTAGTGGGACTCCGACAGAATCCGGAATATTTACTTATACGGTGACCACAACGGGTAATGGCTGTGATACGGCAATGACGAGTGGTACGATTACGGTAAATGAAAACCATACGATAACTCAAGGAACAGATGAAACGGTTTGTGAGAATGATGCAATGATGTCAATAGTAATGATGATCGGAGGCGGCGCAACAGGAGCCACAGTAAGTGGTCTTCCTACAGGTGTTAGTTTATCGGTATCGGGGAATACGGTAACGATTAGTGGGACTCCGACAGAATCCGGAATATTTACTTATACGGTGACCACAACGGGTAATGGCTGTGATACGGCAATGACGAGTGGTACAATTACGGTAAATGAAAACCATACGATAACTCAAGGAACAGATGAAACAGTTTGTGAGAACGATGCAATGATATCAATAGTAATGACGATTGGAGGCGGCGCAACAGGAGCCACAGTAAGTGGTCTTCCTACTGGTGTTAGTTTATCGGTATCGGGGAATACGGTAACGATTAGTGGAACTCCGACAGAATCCGGAATATTTACTTATACGGTGACCACAACGGGTAATGGCTGTGATACGGCAATGACGAGTGGTACAATTACGGTAAATGAAAACCATACGATAACTCAAGGAACAGATGAAACAGTTTGTGAGAACGATGCAATGATGTCAATAGTAATGACGATTGGAGGCGGCGCAACAGGAGCCACAGTAAGTGGTCTTCCTACAGGTGTTAGTTTATCGGTATCGGGGAATACAGTAACGATTAGTGGGACTCCGACAGAATCCGGAATATTTACTTATACGGTGACCACAACGGGTAATGGCTGTGATACGGCAATGACGAGTGGTACAATTACGGTAAATGATATTCATACGATAACTCAAGGAACAGATGAAACAGTTTGTGAGAACGATGCAATGATGTCAATAGTAATGACGATCGGAGGCGGCGCAACAGGAGCCACAGTAAGTGGTCTTCCTACTGGTGTTAGTTTATCGGTATCGGGGAATACGGTAACGATTAGTGGAACTCCGACAGAATCCGGAATATTTACTTATACGGTGACCACAACGGGTAATGGTTGTGATACGGCTACAACGAGTGGAACAATTACTGTGAATGAGCCTTATACAGCAACAATAAATTATGATGAGACAAGTTATTGTGAGTCTTATGGAATAGTAGCTGTTCATTTTAATGGAACAGGAGTAAACGGTATTTATACAGCAACTCCTTCAGGTTTATCGATTGACCCTCAAACAGGAGAGATCAACACTACATTAAGTAGTCCTGCAACTTATACTGTAATGTATGAAGTGCCTCAAAATGGGGCATGTACTCCTTATTTTGTGACAACACAAATAGAAATAAAATCAGTTCCTATAATAACGGCTTCCTATAATACTGTTTGTAACGGAAATCAAACAGATATTGTTATTTCAAGTTCAAATGTTAACGTAAGTGACCTGACTTATACTTGGACAGCAACTATAGTGAATGTAGATAATTCTACGTATAATCAATCGGGGGATCAAAGTGATATCAATCAAATTGTTAATCTCATGGATGGAAATACAACTGGATATATAGATATGCAAGTTGTTCCGACAGCAAATGGATGTATAGGTCAGCCTATTAATTTCATGGTACAGGTTAACCCTATACCTGATCCGGCAAATATCGACATTAACATAGCCTCAGTATCTGTATGTAGCGGAGATGTGGTAGAGGTTAATATCTCAGGTCTTCCTACAGGTATGGACTTCAACTGGGTAGCACAAACCAGCGGATTGAGTACAACAGGTTCCACCAGCGGAACAACAGACAGTACGATCTCATTACCGTTTACGGTGAATGATCCTATGCAGTCCGGAACAGTATACTTTGAGATCACTCCTGTTTTAGGGACTTGTGTAGGTCCTGTGATCGTGAGTGATACCATAACGGTAAATCCGATACCGGGTAGTATCTTAGAGCCAACAGTAGCACCTGAGATCTGTAGCGAAGAGATTGTTTATGACGATCTGGATATTTATGTAGGTTATCCGAATATAACAGGTGTAGAGGTTTACTGGGAAGTACAGGATGCCGTAGGCGTAACAGGAGCTTTACCGGGTAATACGAATGTATTGCCTGCAGAAATACCTGATCAGTTGTTTACAACAAGCGATAGTCAGGGATATGTGATCTACAAAGTCTGGACACAGTTAGGTAGTTGTATGGGCGAGATCAAATACATTACGGTTTATGTGAACCCATTGCCAGAGCCGGAACTTGAAAACAGTGCTATCTGTGTGGAACAGGTGAGCGGTGTGGTTTATCAGACCACGATATTGAATGCAGGAGATTTCAGTGGCGGTAACTATCAGTTTGAATGGTTTATGGATGCCGGAAGCGGTCCTGTATCAGTAGCAACGTTATCTAATGATTCAACGTTAGAGGTATCAGAGGCAGCGAGTTATTATGTAGTGGTAACGAATCTGGACACGAATTGTGAAGGGATCTCCAATACTGTAGTAGTAGAGGAGACCAATCCTGCGACAAATATAGTGACTACGGTAACGGATGCCTTTACGGATAGTGCAACGGTAGTGGTAACGGTATCCGGAGGAAGTAACGGAGATTACCTGTATCAGTTGGATGAGGAATCGTTACAATCGAGCAATGTGTTTACCGGAGTAAGCTCGGGAGAGCATCAGATCACTGTAGTAGACACACAAGGCTGTACCTTCTTACAGGATACGGTAACGGTGATAGACTATCCTAAGTATTTTACACCGAATGGAGACGGAATACATGATACTTGGAATATTGTTGGATTAAATCAGGCAGAAGCTAAATTGTATATCTTTGACCGTTATGGTAAATTGATAAAACAAATAAGTACATTAAATGAGAGTCAAGGATGGGATGGGACTTACAATGGGCATCCTTTACCATCAACAGACTATTGGTTTAGTTTGCAATATGAAGAGCATGGAGTAATGAAAGAATTTAAAGCACATTTTTCATTAAAGAGATAA
- a CDS encoding efflux RND transporter permease subunit: MTYPLTTSLLGIPGVKTIRSSSMFGFSSIYIIFEEDVEFYWSRSRILEKLNSLPNGLLPDGVSPSLGPDATALGQIFWYTLEGRDENGKVTGGWDLNELRSIQDYYVKYALSSASGVSEVASIGGYVQEYQIDIDPELMRQYNINLQQVVKAVKESNQDIGAQTIEINQVEYLVRGLGYVKSLKDIENAVVTSKDFTPVKIKDVAKVSLGAMTRRGILDKEGAEVAGGVVVARYGANPLEVINNVKEKIKEVSTGLPSKKLKDGRVSQLTIVPFYDRTELIQETLGTLNEALTLEILITILVIVVMVLNLRASILISGLLPVAVLMVFIAMKAFNVDANIVALSGIAIAIGTMVDVGVILSENIIRHLESDSKKLPINTVVYNATSEVSGAIVTAVMTTVISFIPVFTMVGAEGKLFRPLAFTKTFALIASIIVALFIIPPFAAFVFKRKSLTTKAAALIQALFVLIGITGLFYGYWLGMVLILFGAIYFLSNTNAVISKNRNRINIIIASGTIIGLLSEYWRPLGVDKSLFINLLFVSIICLGLLGIFSIFQKYYTHILKWALHHKLLFLTIPASVFICGMLIFKNAGKEFMPSLNEGAFLLMPTSMPHSGVEENKHVLQQLDMAVANIPEIETVVGKSGRVESALDPAPLSMYENIILYKPEYALNEEGKRQRYKINDEGAFVLKDGKTVFNPNTIKNDSIDERFYKISPDDLIEDNRGELFRNWRPFIKSENDIWNEIVKKTKLPGITSAPKLQPIETRLVMLQTGMRAPMGIKVKGQNLKQIEDFGIQLEEILKNVEGVKSEAVFADRIVGKPYVLIDIDREKIANYGISIQMVQDVLKVAVGGMPLTQTVEGRERYGIRVRYPRELRSNPTDLANIYIPTASGKPVPLSTLATIRYEQGPQAIKSEDTFLIGYVLFDKLPDFAEVNVVENAQDVISQKIERGELLVPKGISYQFTGTYENQIRAEKTLSLVVPLALIIIFLILYFQFRSVTTSFMVFTGIAVAFAGGFIMMWLYGQEWFLNFSLFGENLRDLFQMHTINLSVAVWVGFIALFGIATDDGVVMATYLNQFFSKEKPETVEDIRTAVVHAGNKRIRACLMTTVTTILALLPVLTSTGRGSDIMIPMAIPSFGGMIIDVTSYFIVPVLYSWREELVLKRKLKSDEKANF, from the coding sequence ATTACCTATCCGTTAACGACTTCATTGTTGGGAATTCCCGGGGTAAAAACCATTCGGAGTTCCTCGATGTTCGGTTTCTCCAGTATCTATATCATTTTTGAAGAAGATGTAGAGTTTTATTGGAGCCGTTCCAGAATTTTAGAAAAATTAAATTCATTACCTAACGGATTGCTTCCTGACGGAGTTAGTCCTTCGTTAGGACCGGATGCTACGGCTCTAGGGCAAATATTTTGGTATACATTAGAAGGAAGGGATGAAAACGGAAAGGTAACGGGAGGTTGGGATCTGAATGAGCTTCGCAGCATACAGGATTATTATGTGAAATATGCCCTTTCCTCTGCTAGCGGTGTTTCTGAAGTGGCATCGATAGGCGGATATGTTCAGGAATATCAGATCGATATTGATCCTGAGCTGATGCGGCAATATAATATCAACCTTCAACAAGTAGTAAAGGCTGTAAAAGAAAGCAATCAGGATATCGGAGCACAGACTATAGAAATAAATCAGGTAGAATATTTGGTTAGGGGACTCGGTTATGTGAAATCATTGAAAGATATTGAAAATGCAGTAGTAACGTCAAAAGATTTCACTCCGGTAAAGATAAAAGATGTTGCCAAAGTATCATTAGGGGCAATGACCAGAAGAGGGATATTAGATAAAGAAGGTGCTGAAGTGGCGGGAGGTGTTGTAGTAGCAAGATACGGAGCCAATCCTCTGGAAGTCATTAATAATGTAAAAGAAAAGATTAAGGAAGTTAGTACCGGTTTGCCGAGTAAAAAATTAAAGGACGGAAGAGTCTCTCAATTGACAATAGTGCCTTTTTACGACCGAACAGAACTGATCCAAGAAACCTTAGGTACATTAAACGAAGCTTTAACTCTTGAGATACTGATTACAATCTTAGTAATTGTAGTGATGGTTCTTAACTTAAGAGCCTCAATTCTAATTTCAGGTTTGTTACCGGTTGCCGTTCTGATGGTTTTTATAGCGATGAAAGCATTCAATGTTGATGCCAATATAGTTGCTCTTTCCGGTATAGCCATTGCTATAGGAACTATGGTCGATGTAGGAGTGATCTTATCTGAAAATATCATAAGGCATTTAGAAAGTGATTCCAAAAAGTTACCTATAAATACGGTTGTATACAATGCTACTTCAGAAGTTTCAGGAGCAATAGTAACGGCAGTTATGACTACAGTTATAAGTTTTATTCCTGTTTTCACAATGGTCGGAGCAGAAGGAAAACTTTTCAGGCCATTAGCATTTACAAAAACATTCGCACTGATTGCTTCTATAATCGTAGCATTGTTTATTATTCCGCCTTTTGCGGCATTTGTATTTAAAAGAAAATCACTTACTACTAAAGCAGCAGCGCTGATTCAGGCACTATTTGTTCTTATCGGTATTACAGGATTGTTCTATGGGTATTGGTTGGGAATGGTCTTGATTTTATTCGGAGCAATATACTTCTTATCTAATACTAATGCAGTTATAAGCAAAAACAGAAATCGTATCAATATCATTATAGCATCGGGAACTATTATAGGATTGTTGTCAGAGTACTGGCGGCCTTTAGGTGTTGATAAAAGCCTTTTTATTAATCTACTATTTGTAAGTATTATATGTTTAGGGTTATTAGGTATTTTTTCTATTTTTCAAAAGTATTATACACACATTTTAAAATGGGCATTGCATCATAAATTACTCTTTTTAACCATTCCGGCTAGTGTATTTATTTGTGGAATGTTAATCTTTAAGAACGCCGGAAAAGAATTTATGCCCTCTTTGAACGAAGGAGCTTTCTTGTTGATGCCAACTTCAATGCCGCATTCCGGAGTAGAAGAAAATAAGCATGTCTTGCAACAGCTAGATATGGCTGTGGCCAATATTCCGGAGATAGAAACCGTTGTCGGAAAATCTGGGAGAGTGGAATCAGCATTGGATCCGGCTCCCTTATCGATGTATGAAAATATCATTTTGTATAAACCGGAATATGCCCTAAATGAAGAAGGAAAACGCCAACGTTATAAAATAAACGATGAAGGAGCCTTTGTGTTGAAGGACGGAAAAACGGTTTTTAATCCGAATACTATCAAAAACGATTCAATAGATGAAAGGTTTTATAAAATTTCTCCCGATGATCTGATTGAAGATAATAGAGGGGAGTTGTTCAGAAACTGGAGACCATTTATCAAATCGGAAAATGATATATGGAATGAGATTGTAAAAAAGACAAAACTTCCCGGAATTACGTCAGCACCTAAGTTGCAACCTATAGAAACAAGGTTGGTAATGTTGCAAACCGGTATGCGTGCACCTATGGGGATTAAAGTAAAAGGACAGAACCTGAAACAAATAGAAGATTTCGGTATCCAATTAGAAGAGATCCTGAAAAATGTAGAAGGTGTAAAAAGTGAAGCCGTATTTGCAGACAGAATTGTAGGTAAACCTTATGTATTGATCGACATTGATAGAGAAAAAATAGCTAATTACGGCATATCAATTCAAATGGTACAAGATGTTTTGAAAGTAGCTGTTGGCGGCATGCCACTTACCCAAACTGTAGAAGGAAGGGAGCGGTATGGCATACGGGTTCGTTACCCCAGAGAATTGCGTTCAAACCCTACAGATCTGGCGAATATCTACATCCCGACAGCGAGTGGTAAACCAGTACCTTTAAGTACTCTGGCTACAATTCGATATGAGCAAGGACCACAAGCGATAAAGAGCGAAGATACCTTTTTGATAGGTTATGTGTTATTTGACAAACTACCTGATTTTGCAGAAGTTAACGTTGTTGAAAATGCTCAGGATGTAATTAGTCAAAAGATAGAGCGCGGGGAACTGCTTGTACCGAAAGGAATCTCATACCAATTTACCGGAACATACGAAAATCAGATAAGAGCCGAAAAAACCTTGTCTTTAGTAGTGCCTTTAGCATTGATCATAATATTTCTAATTCTTTATTTTCAATTTCGTTCGGTAACAACATCATTTATGGTGTTTACAGGAATAGCCGTTGCTTTTGCAGGAGGATTTATCATGATGTGGTTGTATGGTCAGGAATGGTTTCTGAATTTCAGTTTATTCGGAGAAAATTTACGGGATCTGTTTCAAATGCATACCATCAATCTGAGTGTTGCTGTTTGGGTCGGATTTATAGCACTTTTCGGAATTGCTACAGACGACGGAGTAGTCATGGCAACTTATCTGAATCAGTTCTTTTCTAAAGAAAAACCGGAAACCGTTGAAGACATCCGAACGGCTGTTGTACATGCCGGAAATAAAAGAATCAGAGCGTGTTTAATGACTACAGTAACTACAATTCTGGCACTTCTACCGGTATTAACTTCAACTGGCAGAGGAAGTGATATTATGATCCCTATGGCAATTCCGAGTTTTGGAGGAATGATCATCGATGTGACATCCTATTTCATAGTTCCGGTGCTGTATAGCTGGAGAGAAGAATTAGTATTAAAAAGAAAATTGAAAAGCGATGAAAAAGCAAATTTTTAA